Sequence from the Actinomyces slackii genome:
CAGCGCCCGGGGCCGAGGGGGCACTGAAGGGGGAGCCGATCGCGGGCCGATCGGGCTGGCCCCACGGTGTCTGCTGCATCGGCTGGTCCGCCTGCGGAGCGCCCGGGGCTGCTGGCATCTGTGCTCTCAGCCCCTGGGCATCCGCCTGTCGCGGCGCCTCCGGCGAGGGGTGCTGGTACTGCGTGACCCGCGGGCCGGCGGCCGGGGAGGCCCCGGGGGCCATGGCAGTGGCCGGCTGACCGGGCTGGCTCGTCTGGAAGGGCGATGGGTGGACCGGCCCCTGCCCGGGCTCGGAGACCCGGGGCGAGGACGCACCGGCGCCCATCGGGTAGGCCTGGGTCTGCTCCTCAGGGGGAGGACCTGAGCGCTGCGGCGGCTCAGCCGGCCGCCACGAGCCCGGCGCGGGCGTGCCCGGCACTGCCCCCGGCGCACCGGGGGCGGGAGTTCCCGCGGCGGGGGTCCCCGGCGCGGCGTGGGCGCCCGCAGTGGGCTGGGCGGCATGCGCGCCCGGCGTCCCAGGCGCGGCGTACTGCTCGCGCCGCGGGGCCTGCGAAGCCGCCGAGGCAGCATCCTGGGCCTGCGACTCGGCTCGAGCCGCGTCCAGAGTGCTCTGGTTGATTAAAACGGTCTGCGCGTTGAAGTCCGCTTGCTGTCCATCGTCCTGCGGGACGCTTGGACGATGTGTGTCACTGCCGGAGTCAGACATGATGAGTCCTTTCGCACGTGGTTTGCGGACACGTATCCTGGATTCTGCCCCGTGGGCCTATGCGCTTCAACCACTACGGCGCATGATTCGTCGTGGGCCACGGTGAGCGCTCCCCACTGCTGCCGGCAGGCATACCCCCGAATGACGCTGGCCAGGGCCGAACGCGCCCGGCCCGCAGAGGTGAGCTGTGTTCTCCCCCAGCGTCATCTGATCATCCGATCGTGCGACCGGCTCAGTCCCCCTGAGAGTGCTGCCGCACGTTGAACATCCAGCCCGTGCCAAACCGGTCGGTCAACGAGCCGTAGATGTCGCCCCAGATCTGCACTCCCAGGGGCATCTCGATGTCAGCGCCCTGGCTCAGGGCATCGAACCAGGTCCGGACCTGCGCCTCGTCGTCGGCCATGATGGCCAGGTTGACGTCGTTGCCGCGGTTGAGAGTCACAGGAGCGACCCCCTCAGGCACATCGGCGGCGCTGAGGACGACCACCGGACCGTTGAGCTCGGAGTGCATGACCTGGTCGGCGGCCGGGTGGTCGGCGGGCAGGGCGCCCAGGTCGGCGAAGCTCGCCACGGTCAGCTCGCCGCCGAAGACCTCGTGGTAGAAGGTCATGGCCTCACGGGTGGTGCCGGGGAAGTTGAGATACGGGCGCAGAGTCGCTGTCATGGGTCAAGAGTCCCACACGCCTCACACCGGCTGCCGCATCCTGCCGGGCGCGCCGTCAGCGCCGCGGTCGAGGGGCCCGCCACAGCAACAGCCCCGGACTGCGTGCAGTCCGGGGCGGGCTCGGCGGAGATGGGGAGATTCGAACTCCCGAGGGGCTTCCACCCCAACCTCCTTAGCAGGGAGGCGCACTAGGCCACTATGCGACATCTCCAGTGCTCCACGAGCGTGGGAGGCAGCCTACCGGGCACGGGCCCGGCGGGCAAACCGCGGAGAGGGAGGGATTCGAACCCCCGGTGCGCCAGGCGCACAGCGGTTTTCAAGACCGCCACATTCGGCCGCTCTGTCACCTCTCCAGTGCCCCGAACCCTACCACCCCCGGCCGGTGGCATGCCCACCCGCCGCCCGACGGCGCCGGCATGCCTCGGAGGCCATCGGTGTCCGGCGACCCCGGCGACGACGCCGTCGGCCCTTCCCGAGGGACGACGGTCAGCCGCGGGAGAAGAACCCCCGGCGCCGGGGCTGCTGGGCGTGGACCGGCAGCGGGGAGGCGGGCTCGTCCAGGCGCCCCTCGGCCAGGGCCTGACCCATCGCCGGCCACACGGGCAGGCGCGGCATCAGCGTCATCTGCAGGGCGTGGTAGATATCGGGGTGCCCGTCCCAGGTGCGGGTCGAGGGCCGGCCCTGGGGGTCGAGCTCATGGGTCCACACCCCGGGCGCCTCGATGAGGTACTCCTCGGCGTAGTCGAGCCAGGAGCGGTAGCAGTGCTCGTAGAGCTCGACGTCGATCTCGCCGCGCCCGTCGTCGAGCAGCGCCTGCCGCAGGGCGGCCGCCGCGCTCACGCCCTCGCACACCACCCAGTGCATGCGCTCGCGCACCACCGGGCTGCCGGAGAAGTCCGTGGTGTAGACGAAGCCCGGGCCGCCGTCGACCCGCCAGCCATCGGTGCGCGCACGGTCGAACAGCTCCTCGGCCGCGCTGAGCATCCAGTCGGGCACGGGCAGTGAGCGGGCCACCAGGGCGCCGCGGGCCTGGACCGTCAGGCGCGACCACTCCAGGCCGTGACCCGGCGTCGCCCCGAAGGGCCTGAAGGGGTGGGCGGGCTCGTCGCGGTTGTAGTCCATCCGGGGCCGCCAGGCGGTGTCGTAGTGCTCCGGCAGGCGCCACTCATTGCCTCGGGCCTGGAGGTTGACCGCGAAGTCGATGATCTGGACGGCCCGCTCCAGCCAGCGGACATCCCCGGTGACGTCGGCGGTGGCCAGGTAGGCCTCAACCGTGTGCATGGCGGCGTTGATGCCCCGGTAGTCCTCGGGGTCGGTGAAGTCGGCGGCATAGGACTCGTTGGTCAGGCCGTAGCGCTCATCCCACCAGTAGCGGTCCTGGATGGCCATGGCATCCCGCAGGAGCTCATGGGCGCCGGGCCGGTCCGCGGCTGTGGCGGTGGCGGCGGCCAGCAGCACGAAGGAGTGCTGGTAGCCCTCCTTGCGCGCCTGGGGATCCACCGGAGTGCCCCGACCCTGCTCGTCGACCTCATGGTGCACGGCGCTGTGCCAGCCCCCGTTGTCATGATCGCGCAGGGCGGTGCTCAGGGCGTGCACGCCGTGGTCGGCGTAGCGCCGGCAGCCCGGGATGCCCATGAGAGCGCCCAGCGAGTAGCAGAAGGTCATGCGCCCGGTGATCCACAGCTCCACGGGATGGTTGGGGTCCACTGCGCCGTCGGCGCCGATCCATCCGAATCCCGCGGGCACGGCCGACGCCCTCGCATAGCGGAGCAGGGCGTGCGTCTCAGCGGCGAGCCAGCGATTGTGCTCAGGGGCGCCGAACCATCCAAGTCCCATTGGTCCTCCTCGACCAGATCCTCGCGTTGAGGACGGCGGCCGGCCAGGTGGTGGTGCGCCGTCGTCATCCGGCGGAAGGCTATCAGGAGGGGAGGTGCCTGTGTCCACCGCCACGTCCGGCCGGGAGCGCAGGCGGGCGACGTCGGGGAGCGGCGAGCGTGGCCGGGTGACGGGCGCCGGTTCGCGTCAACGACGAGGGTTCGCTCGGCGGCCGGCGATCGCCCAGTGCGTCGTCGTCGACGACGAGTGTTTGCGTAGACGACGAGCCTTTGCGTCAATCACCCCTGTGCGAACCCTCGTCGGATGACGCGAACCCTCGTCCGATACGCAGAGGCACGTTCACGGCGCCCCGGCCGCTGGCGACTGCCACTGGCTACCCCGCTCGGCGCCTCGACGAGTGCGCTGATCAGTCGTTAAGTCGATGGAGCCAGTAGCCGGGTTCGCGGCGGTCATGAGCGTAGGCAAGGATCAGGATCGCCTCCCGCTCCACGGCGTAGACGATACGGTACGGGTAACCGTGAACAGCCCTGCTGCGGATGACAGTGCCATCGCCAGCGGTTGTGAAGGGTGGTGCGGCGCTCGGCCAATCAGCGATGTCATGGCGGGCGCGCTGCGCCCGGTCGATGAGCGCGAGGCCCACTCCAGGCTCCTGCTCCTCATACCAGTGCACCGCAGCATCGAACTCGGCGACGGCTTCGGGATGCTCCAGCTGGGGCAGGGTCATGCGGTCAGTGAGGCCCGCAGCCGGGCGTAGTGCTCGTCAGCATCCACCACTTCGACGGAACCGGCGCGCACCTCGGCAAGTCGCCGGGTGGCCTCGGCCCGCCACACTGCATCGACCTCGCTCGTATCGGCTGCGCCATGAAGGCTCTCGAGCAGCGCATTGGCAACGACGGCGCGCTGATCGGCATCGAGCGCGAGAACGTCTCGGATCAGTGCCTGAGTGTCCGGTGCCATGTCTCCAAGCCTACGTCGGCCGGCCGGCGATCGCCCAGTGCGCCGTCGTCGACGACGTGAGTTCGCGTCAACGACGAGGGTTCGCGTAGACGACGAGACTTTGCGTCAATCGCCCCTGTGCTACCCCCAGTTCGATGACGCAAACCCTCGTCCGGTACGCAGAGGCACGTTCACGGCGCCCGGGGTGCTCGGCGAGGCAGGGATGAGGCAGGGGCGAAGGCGCTCTCGGGAACCGGCCCTCTAGATGAGCAGGCTGTCCGCGCGCGGCGCGTAGGCCTCGTCGAGCACCAGGCAGGCAGCGCCCACCGGGCCCACCTGCCGCCCCAGCGGTGAGGCCAGCATGCGGATCGGGGCGGGGGTGGCGTGAACCGCGTGCCGCGTCAGCAGCTCCTGAGCCGCGGGCTCCACCAGGGCGCGCATCTGATCCCAGTGCGGCCCGCCCACCAGGAGCGTGCGGATATCCAGCAGCTCGCTCCAGGGGATGATCGCCCTGGCGATCGACCGGCCCGCCTGGGCGAAGATCTCCCCCGCCCGCTCATCGCCCTGAGCGGCCAACCCGATGAGGCACTGGAAGGCGTCGTCGATCATCTGCGGGCCCTGGCCCCGATCCCCCGGCAGGCTGATCCCGGCGGAGCGGGCCAGCCGGACCATGACGAGCTCCCCGGCCGCCGCGCCCAGGCAGGCGCCCCCGCACTGACACCGCGGGCCTGCCGGATCGGCCGGGACATGGCCGGCCTCCCCGGCGTTCCCACCCTCCCCGCGCACCACCTCCGAGCCGAGCACCGTGGCCAGGGCCACCCCCGCGCCCACGTAGAGAAACGCGTAGTCGGCAGTGCCCGAGGCCGCGTCGCGCCAGGTGTGCGCCGTCGCCGCGGCGATGATGTCCTTCTCCAGCAGCACTGTGGCACCGGTCAGCTCAGCCAGTGCGCCGCGCAGCGGGATGCGGTGCCAGCCGGGGAGCAGTGGAGGGCTGACCGTGCCGGCCTCCTCATCCAGGGGCCCGGGGGCGGCTACCCCCACGCCGAGGAGGCGCTCGCGGGGCAGACCGGTCAGGCCGATCGCCGCCTCGATGCGGCTGGCCAGGTGCCGGGTGACGGCAGCGGGCTGGTCGGGCGAGGGCAGGGGCTCGTAGACCTCGGCGATCACCGCCCCGGACAGGTCGACGGCGACGATGCCCAGCCAGGCCGGGTCCAGGTGGACCCCCACCGCGAATCGCGCCGAGGGGTTGAGGCGGAGCCGCGTGCCGGGGCGCCCGCGCCCGCCCCGGGTCAGGGTTCCGGCCTCCTCGATCAACTGGGTGTCGAGCAGCTCCTTGACCACGTTGGAGACCGTCTGGGGGGCCAGGCGGGTGCGCCTGCCCAGCTGGGCGCGAGTGAGCCCCCGGCTGGAGCCGCGGATCGCCTCCAGGACCACGGCGCGGTTGAAGGAGCCGACCCGGGGGAGGTTGCTGCCGCGGCGCATGGCGTCTCCTTGCCCGGCCCTGCCGGGTCCTGTGGTTCTGGTCGATGGGTCCCGATCGATGCGGCCCACCTGGTCCGGCCGCGCGGGAACACCACCACACTAGATCATCGCTCCCCGCGCCCTGGGGGCGATGACGGCCCGGCGACGGCGGACCCCGGCGCCGGCCGACCTCGGCGCCACTCGCCCAGCCCCGCGCCACCCAGCCCCACACAGGTCACGATTCGATAACGATGCCCTTCCAGCATCTCAGCCCATTTTTTCTATTTGCTAGAGTTATTCACCTCACAGACTCAGCGCGGAGTCTGCGATCCCACAGGAGCGAAGGAGCCCCACCATGACCCCACCCCGAATCGCGCCGTGGTCGGCGCGCACGCCCATCAGCCGCCGCACCCTGCTGACCGCCGGCGCCATCACCGCGACCGCCCTGGCAGCAGGCTGCTCAAGATCCTCCTCATCGCGATCCGAGAACACCATCAAGGTCGCCTACCAGAAGACCTCCTCCTTCCACCAGCTCCACGACCTGCTGGAGAAGGTCAAGCCGGAGTTCGAGGCCGCCAACAAGGGCATCACCATCGAGCTGGTCCCCATCGAGGCCGAGCAGGACCAGTACTTCACCAAGCTCGCCCTCATGAACGGCTCGCCCTCCACCGCCCCCGATGTCATCTACGAGGACACCTTCCAGATCCGCTCCGACGCCGCCGCCGGCTACCTCCTGGCCATCGACGACTACGCCAAGGCCTGGGCGGACTGGGACGCCCAGTACCTCGACACCGCCAAGGAGGCCGGCCTGGGCGATGACGGCAAGCTCTACGGCATCCCCATGACCACCGACACCCGGGGCATCTACTTCAACAAGACGATCTTCTCCCAGGCCGGCCTGGCCGCCGACTGGCAGCCCACCACCTGGGAGGACATCCTCACGGCCGCGCGGGCCATCAAGTCCGCCGCCCCCGATGTCACCCCCCTCAACATCTTCGTGGGCAAGGCCGCCGGGGAGGCCACCACCATGCAGGGCTTCGAGATGCTGCTCTACGGCACCTCCAGCACCCTCTACGACGACGCCGCCAAGAAGTGGATCACCGGCTCCAAGGGCTTCGTGGACTCCCTGACCTTCATGAAGACGGTCTACTCCGAGGGCCTGGGCCCCTCCCTGGATGTGGCCCTGGACGCCACGGTCGGCTCGAAGATGTCCACCGAGCTCATCCCCCAGGGCAAGGTCGCCATCGCCATCGACGGCTCCTGGCTGCCGGGGACCTGGATGAGCAAGGAGAACGCCTGGCCCGAGTGGGAGCAGACCATCGGCCTGGCCAAGATGCCCACGCAGACCGGCCAGAAGCCGGGCTTCACCTCGATGTCCGGGGGCTGGACCCTGGCAGTGGGCTCCCAGAGCGCCAACCCCCAGGCCGCCTTCGACCTCATCGCCATGGCCCTGAACCGGGACAACGCCCTGAAGTACGCCACCGAGTCCTCCGGGATCACCCTGCGCAAGGACGTCGCCGAGGACGAGGCCTACCTGAGCTACAACCCCAGTTTCGAGTTCTTCTCCAGCCTCGTGGAGCACACCCACTTCCGCCCCACCACGCCGGACTACTCGCAGATCTCCTCCAACATCCAGGTGGCCTGCGAATCCGTCGCCTCAGGCCAGGCCACCCCGGAGCAGGCGGCCGCCACCTACGACGAGGCCCTCATCTCCCTGGTGGGCAAGGATGCCGTCCAGGCCGCCAATGGCTGACCAGCACTCCCCTGGCGCGAGAGCCGGGGCGGGCGGTGCCGGATCCGGCATCTCGGCCCGCCCCGGCCGGGCGGTGGTGCGCATGCTCCCGCTCCTGCCCGCCGTCGCACTGCTGGCGGCCTTCCTGGCCGGGCCCATCATCTACTCGCTCTACGGCTCACTGACCAACTCGGCCCTGACCGGCTACCGCGCCGCCAACCCCGAGTTCGTCGGGCTGGACAACTATGCGGCCCTCCTGTCCGACGCGAACTTCCTGTCCTCGATACTGCTGACGGTGGTCTTCGTGGGGGCCTCGGCCGTCGTCGGGCAGAACGTCCTGGGCATGGCCCTGGCCCTGCTCATGCGCCATGCGGCCCGCCCCTGGCCCTCGATCGTGGGCGGCATCGTCGTCACCGCCTGGGTGCTGCCCGAGATCGTGGCCGCCTTCGCCTGCTACGCCTTCTTCTCCCCCAGCGGCACGCTCAACTCGCTGCTGGCCGCGGTCGGATTGGAGGGGCCGTCCTGGCTGCTGACCATGCCGATGACCGCCGTCATCCTGGCCAATGTCTGGCGCGGGACCGCCTTCTCCATGATGGTCTACCACGCCGCCCTGGCCGAGGTCCCCCCGGAGGTCATCGAGTCGGCGCAGATCGACGGCGCCTCTGGCCTGCAGAGCTTCACGCGGATCACCCTGCCCATGATCCGCCGCTCGATCGCCACCAACCTCATGCTCATCACCCTCCAGACCCTGGGCGTGTTCACCCTCATCTGGGTCATGACCGGCGGGGGCCCGGGCACCTCCAGCTCCACTCTGCCGGTGCTGGCCTACCAGGAGGCCTTCAAGTTCTCCCAGGTGGGCTACGGGACCGCGATCGCCACCGTGACCCTGGTGGTGGGCGCGATCTTCTCCATCGTCTACATCAGGGTCCTCAAGCCGGAGGTGGACTGACATGAGCTCGCAGCTGTCCCTGTCCTCGCCCCGACGGCGCGCCACCCGCGCGGCCGCCACACTCGTCCTGGCCCTGGCCGGAGCCTGCTTCCTGCTTCCCATGGCCTGGATCGTCCTGGCCGCCGTCAACCCGAGGGCCACCCTGGCCGTGGAGCTTCCCAGCGCCTGGACGACGTCGAACTTCACCGAGATCCTCACCGTCCAGGACACGTTCCGCCCGCTGTGGAACTCGGCGCTGATCTCCCTGGGGACGGCGGGGCTGACGGTGCTGGTCGCCATCCTGGCGGCCTACCCGCTCTCCCGCTTCGAGATGCGCTTCCACAGGCCCTTCATGTACACGATCCTGTTCGGCACCTGCCTGCCGATCACGGCCATGATGGTGCCGGTCTACGCCCTGTTCGTCTCCATGCACATGCTCGACTCCATCGCCGGCACCGTGGCCTTCATGGCGGCAGCCGCCCTGCCCATGGCGATCTGGATGATGAAGAACTTCATGGACTCCGTGCCGGTCTCCCTGGAGGAGGCCTCCTGGGTGGACGGCGCCTCGGGCATGCAGGCGCTGTGGCACATCGTGGTCCCCCTCATGAAGCCGGGGATCGCCGTGGTCTTCATCTTCGTGTTCACCGGGGCCTGGGGGAACTTCTTCGTCCCCTTCGTCCTGCTCTTCTCCCCCGAGAACCAGCCGGCCGCCGTGGCCATCTACAACTTCTTCGGCACGCATGGCGCCATCGCCTACGGCCGACTCGCCGCCTTCTCCATCTTCTACTCGGCTCCTGTTCTCCTGCTCTACGTCCTTGTGCAGCGGCGCAGCGGTGGCGGATTCGCCATGGCCGGCGCCGTCAAGGGCTGAGGCGGGACCAGAAGCGGGAAAGGACCCCCATGCACACCAATCCGCAGCTGACCGAGCAGCGCGCCGCCCGCACCCTGGAGCAGCGCATCATCCCCGCGATCCACACCGCCGTCGAGCCCCTGGAGCTGAGCGCCTGGAGCACTGAGGAGCCGGTCCCCTTCAGCCAGGCCGCCCAGCAGGACTACCGGCCCATCGCCGTGGGCGCCCCCTGGGGCCCGCCGTGGTCCACCACGTGGCTGCACGCCACCGGCTCGGTGCCCGCCGGGTGGAGGCAGCGGGAGGGCTGCGCCGTCGAGCTCGTCGTCGACCTGGGCTTCACCACCACCCAGCCCGGCTTCCAGGCCGAGGGTCTGCTGCGCCGGGCGGATGGCTCGGCCATCAAGGCCGTCTCCCCGCGCAACCAGAGCGCCTCATGGTCCGGGGAGCCCGACGCCGTCGACATCTACATCGAGGCCGCCGCCAACCCGGATGTGGCCGGCGGGTTCGGATTCGCCCCCACGCCCTACGGCTACCGGGAGACGGCGGGAAGCGAGCCCCTCTACACGCTGCGCCGGGTCGACCTCGCCCTGCGGGACCTGACCGTGTGGGAGCTGGCCCAGGACCTGACCGTCCTGCTTCAGCTGGCCGCCGCCCTGCCCCTGGACTCCACGCGCCGGGCCCGCATCGACCTCGCCCTGGAGCGGGCCATTGACGAGGTCGATCCCCTGGACATCTCCGGGACCGCGGCCGCGGCCCGCGCCCGGCTGGCCGGGGTCCTGGCCAGCCCCGCCCACGCCAGCGCCCACCATGTCATCGCCACCGGGCACGCCCATATCGACTCGGCCTGGCTGTGGCCGGTGCGCGAGACCGTGCGCAAGTGCATCCGCACCTTCTCCTCGGTGCTGGCCCTCATGGAGGAGGACCCGGACTTCGTCTTCGCCTGCTCCTCGGCCCAGCAGTACGCCTGGGTCAAGGAGCATGATCCCGGGCTCTACGAGCGCATCCGCCAGCGCGTGGCCGAGGGCCGCTTCATCCCCGTGGGGGGCATGTGGCTGGAGGCGGACACCAATATGCCCGGCTCGGAGGCCATGGCCCGCCAGATGATCGAGGGCAAGTCCTTCTTCCTGGCGGAGTTCGGGGTCGAGACCCTGGATGTGTGGCTGCCGGACTCCTTCGGCTACACCGGCTCGCTTCCCGGCATCATCAGGGCCGCCGGATCGCGCTGGTTCCTGTCCCAGAAGCTGTCGTGGAACGACACCGACGCCATGCCCCACCACACCTTCACCTGGGAGGGCATCGATGGCTCCCGGGTGCTGACCCACTTCCCCCCGGTGGACTCCTACAACTCGGCTCTCAGCGTCTCCGACCTGCTCCACGCCGAGGCCAATTTCAAGGAGAAGGCCGTGGCCTCCTCCTCCATCGTCCCCTTCGGCTACGGCGACGGCGGAGGCGGCCCCACCCGCGAGATGCTCGCCGCCGCCCGGAGATTCGCCGACCTGGAGGCGGTGCCCACCGTTGAGCAGGCCAGCCCCAACACCTTCTTCGAGCGCACCGAGGCCGATCAGGAGACCCAGGGCGGGCTGCCGGTGTGGAGCGGGGAGATGTACCTGGAGTTCCACCGGGGCACCTACACCTCCCAGCTGCGCACCAAGCAGGGGAATCGGCGCAGCGAGCACCTGCTGCGCGAGGCCGAGCTGTGGGCGGCCACCGCCGCCGTGCGCCAGGGCGCGGACTACCCCTACGAGCTGCTCAAGGACTGCTGGCGCACGGTGCTGCGCAATCAGTTCCACGACATCCTGCCCGGCACCTGCATCGGCTGGGTCTACCAGCGAACCGAGGCCGAGTACGCCCAGGTGGCCGCCGATCTTGAGGCCGTCATCGACAGCTCCGCCGCCGCGCTGGTCGGCCAGGGCTCCCAGGAGCTCTGCCTCAACGCCGCCCCGTCCCCGCGCGACGGCGTGCCCTCCTTGGGGATCGGCCCCGCCACCGCCTGGGAGGGCGACGGCGTGGTCATCGAGCAGGACGAGGGCACCACGGTGCTGGACAACGGCCTGCTGCGGGTGACCATCGACGGGGCGGGCCTCATCGTCTCCCTGGTGGACCTGGAGGCCGGGCGCGAGGTCCTGGCCGAGGGCCAGGCCGCAGGGCTGCTCCAGCTGCACCGGGACCTGCCCCGCCAGTGGGATGCCTGGGACATCGACCGGGAGTACCGCAACACGGTCGAGGATGTCACCGGCGTCAGCGACCTGTCGGTGGAGCGCCGGGGCGCCCAGGCCGTGGTGCGCCTGAGCCGGCCGCTGGGCCAGGACTCCAGCGTGGCCCAGGAGATCCGCCTGTCGCCGGGCTCCAAGCAGGTGGTGCTGGACCTCGACATCGACTGGCATGAGCGGCAGAGGCTGCTCAAGCTCGCCTTCCCCCTGGATCTCAAGGCCGATGCCTCCACCGCCGAGATGCAGTTCGGGCATGTCTCGCGGCCCACCCACCAGAACACCTCCTGGGATGCGGCCCGCTACGAGATCTGCGCCCACCGCTGGATCCATGTGGGCGAGGAGGGCTACGGCGTCGCCGTGCTCAATGACTCGACCTACGGCCATGACGTGACCCGGGGCGTGGACCGCCTGGGCCGGCCGACGACGACGGTGCGCCTGTCCCTGGTGCGCGCCCCGCTCTTCCCCGACCCCCAGGCCGACCAGGGCCGCCACCGCCTGAGCGTGGCCCTGCGACCGGGCGCCGAGATCGGCCAGGCGGTCACGGAGGGCTACGCCTTCAACCTCCCCCGGCGCACCGTGCTGGGCGGCCGGGAGGTCGAGCCCCTGGTGGAGGTCGAGGGGCTGGGAGTCGTCGTCGAGGCGGTCAAGCTCGCCGAGGACCGCAGCGGCGATGTCATCGTGCGCCTCTACGAGTCCCGAGGGGCTCGCACCCGCGCCACGCTGAGCGCCGGCTTCCCCGTGGAGGGCATCGAGGCGGTGGATCTGCTGGAGCGGCCGGATCAGGGCGCCGGGGCGCAGCTGGAGGCCGGAGACGGGCAGAGTGCCGGGGACGCCGGGGACGCCGGGGACTCGGTGTCCTTCGAGCTCAGGCCCTTCCAGATCCTCAGCCTGCGCCTGCGCCGCTGAGGGCCTGGACGCGCCGGCGGGCTCAGCTGGGCCAGGCGGACTCCGCTTGGCCCAGCGCCTCCTTGGCCGTCACCTCGCCGGAGAGCCACTGGGTCAGGCCCTTCCACAGAGCGCCCGTGCCCACGTCGACGGGCATGCGGTCCGAGGCGTCGATCCGCATCGTGGTCTCGCGGGACTGCAGGGTCACAGTGGCCTGGCGCGCCACCGCCGAGGGAATGGTCGAGGCATCCACTCCGCGGTTGGCGGTGGCCACGCCCCCCAGCTCCACCCGGGCCTGGGCCCACCGGTCCGTGCTGAGATAGGTCAGGACCGCCTCCTGGGCCGGCCCCCGGGAGAAGGCCAGCACATAGTCCGTTCCCACCATGACGGCGTCGGAGTTCTCCTGGCTATCGGGGACGGTGAAGGCGGTCACCGTGTTGGAGGTGTCCACGGCGGCGCCGCTGGGAGCCAGGGCGCCGGTCCGGTCGGTCCCCTCCTGCGCCGAGGCGGTGGTCTGGGGCGCTCCGGGAACGGTCGCCGTGGTCGTGCCCGAGGCGTCGGCGACAGCCGTGCCCGCCGGCAGCTGGCCCTCGAAGGAGGAGGAGGCGTGCAGCATGAGGCAGCGGCCCTCGACCAGGGCCGCACCGGCGTCCTCGGGGGTCATCGCCAGGGCTCCCTCGCGTCCACCCAGCACATGGCCCGGGGCCAGCACCAGGGACTCGACCTCCTCCAGCGCGCCCACCGCCGCGGAATCGTC
This genomic interval carries:
- a CDS encoding alpha-mannosidase — translated: MHTNPQLTEQRAARTLEQRIIPAIHTAVEPLELSAWSTEEPVPFSQAAQQDYRPIAVGAPWGPPWSTTWLHATGSVPAGWRQREGCAVELVVDLGFTTTQPGFQAEGLLRRADGSAIKAVSPRNQSASWSGEPDAVDIYIEAAANPDVAGGFGFAPTPYGYRETAGSEPLYTLRRVDLALRDLTVWELAQDLTVLLQLAAALPLDSTRRARIDLALERAIDEVDPLDISGTAAAARARLAGVLASPAHASAHHVIATGHAHIDSAWLWPVRETVRKCIRTFSSVLALMEEDPDFVFACSSAQQYAWVKEHDPGLYERIRQRVAEGRFIPVGGMWLEADTNMPGSEAMARQMIEGKSFFLAEFGVETLDVWLPDSFGYTGSLPGIIRAAGSRWFLSQKLSWNDTDAMPHHTFTWEGIDGSRVLTHFPPVDSYNSALSVSDLLHAEANFKEKAVASSSIVPFGYGDGGGGPTREMLAAARRFADLEAVPTVEQASPNTFFERTEADQETQGGLPVWSGEMYLEFHRGTYTSQLRTKQGNRRSEHLLREAELWAATAAVRQGADYPYELLKDCWRTVLRNQFHDILPGTCIGWVYQRTEAEYAQVAADLEAVIDSSAAALVGQGSQELCLNAAPSPRDGVPSLGIGPATAWEGDGVVIEQDEGTTVLDNGLLRVTIDGAGLIVSLVDLEAGREVLAEGQAAGLLQLHRDLPRQWDAWDIDREYRNTVEDVTGVSDLSVERRGAQAVVRLSRPLGQDSSVAQEIRLSPGSKQVVLDLDIDWHERQRLLKLAFPLDLKADASTAEMQFGHVSRPTHQNTSWDAARYEICAHRWIHVGEEGYGVAVLNDSTYGHDVTRGVDRLGRPTTTVRLSLVRAPLFPDPQADQGRHRLSVALRPGAEIGQAVTEGYAFNLPRRTVLGGREVEPLVEVEGLGVVVEAVKLAEDRSGDVIVRLYESRGARTRATLSAGFPVEGIEAVDLLERPDQGAGAQLEAGDGQSAGDAGDAGDSVSFELRPFQILSLRLRR